The proteins below come from a single Microtus pennsylvanicus isolate mMicPen1 chromosome 13, mMicPen1.hap1, whole genome shotgun sequence genomic window:
- the Eno1 gene encoding alpha-enolase isoform X3 has protein sequence MSILKVHAREIFDSRGNPTVEVDLCTSKGLFRAAVPSGASTGIYEALELRDNDKTRYLGKGVSKAVEHINKTIAPALVSKKLNVVEQEKIDKLMIEMDGTENKSKFGANAILGVSLAVCKAGAAEKGVPLYRHIADLAGNAEVILPVPAFNVINGGSHAGNKLAMQEFMILPVGASSFREAMRIGAEVYHNLKNVIKEKYGKDATNVGDEGGFAPNILENKEALELLKNAIGKAGYTEQVVIGMDVAASEFFRSGKYDLDFKSPDDASRYITPDQLADLYKSFIREYPVVSIEDPFDQDDWEAWKKFTASSGIQVVGDDLTVTNPKRIAKAVSEKSCNCLLLKVNQIGSVTESLQACKLAQSNGWGVMVSHRSGETEDTFIADLVVGLCTGQIKTGAPCRSERLAKYNQILRIEEELGSKAKFAGRCFRNPLAK, from the exons ATGTCTATTCTTAAGGTCCACGCCCGAGAGATCTTTGACTCCCGTGGGAATCCCACTGTTGAGGTTGATCTCTGCACCTCAAAAG GTCTCTTCCGGGCTGCCGTGCCCAGCGGTGCTTCCACTGGCATCTATGAGGCCCTGGAACTCCGTGACAATGATAAGACCCGCTACTTGGGGAAGG GTGTCTCAAAGGCTGTTGAGCACATCAATAAAACTATCGCACCTGCTCTAGTTAGCAAG AAACTGAATGTGGTGGAGCAGGAGAAGATCGACAAGCTGATGATCGAGATGGACGGCACCGAGAATAAAT CCAAATTCGGTGCCAATGCCATCCTGGGAGTGTCCCTGGCTGTCTGCAAAGCTGGTGCTGCAGAAAAGGGGGTGCCCCTCTACCGCCACATCGCTGACTTGGCTGGCAACGCTGAAGTTATCCTGCCAGTCCCA GCTTTCAATGTCATCAACGGCGGGTCTCACGCTGGCAACAAGCTCGCCATGCAGGAGTTCATGATCCTCCCTGTGGGGGCGTCCAGTTTCCGTGAAGCCATGCGCATTGGGGCAGAGGTTTATCACAACCTGAAGAATGtcatcaaggagaaatatggGAAGGATGCCACCAATGTGGGTGACGAGGGCGGGTTTGCGCCTAACatcctggagaacaaagaag CTCTGGAGCTGCTGAAGAACGCAATTGGAAAGGCTGGCTACACTGAACAGGTTGTCATCGGCATGGACGTGGCCGCCTCTGAGTTCTTCAGGTCCGGGAAGTACGACCTGGACTTCAAGTCTCCTGATGACGCCAGCAGGTACATCACCCCTGACCAGCTGGCTGACCTGTACAAGTCCTTCATCCGGGAGTATCCAG TGGTATCCATTGAGGACCCCTTTGACCAGGATGACTGGGAAGCCTGGAAGAAGTTCACAGCCAGCTCAGGCATCCAGGTGGTTGGGGACGATCTCACAGTGACCAACCCTAAGAGGATTGCCAAGGCTGTCAGTGAGAAGTCCTGCAACTGCCTCCTGCTCAAAGTGAACCAGATTGGCTCCGTGACTGAGTCTCTGCAGGC GTGTAAGCTGGCCCAGTCCAATGGTTGGGGGGTCATGGTGTCCCATCGCTCTGGGGAGACCGAGGATACTTTCATCGCTGACCTGGTAGTGGGGCTCTGCACTGGGCAG ATCAAGACTGGTGCCCCTTGCCGATCCGAGCGCCTGGCCAAGTACAACCAGATTCTTAG AATCGAGGAAGAGCTGGGCAGCAAGGCCAAGTTTGCCGGCAGGTGCTTCAGGAATCCCCTGGCCAAG